From Pseudopipra pipra isolate bDixPip1 chromosome 9, bDixPip1.hap1, whole genome shotgun sequence, a single genomic window includes:
- the LOC135418600 gene encoding maestro heat-like repeat-containing protein family member 6, whose protein sequence is MAGRRLSLLRPFRKKKEGPGADPTQHPEKMEQLHPLQEDPGQDQTREQDRPRGRFRRAAQAFLKFLGIRRKRNTTRPTEVMAQPDPSPTELEADPDVTSALTDGTGNCDTLPVVHATKSVPAMTAATTDTDTPSIDGTAISDIPLTDEPTNSGAAPPDLTAEADTAMTEGTADTDLVPRESVNYAPTPDSFEENGVSSPEQVPAFVRNVHQRLTASATPEEKLLAEFLRVTDEHPADVVFTLLRCAPSCDRAAATLWKTITSSGRTVEKVLPQLLRVMEYWPWLSMSTSDGDETNVFALAATRVIWEILQMLQRPEPLKKYSPHLLADLLFQISISPEQMPEEVDTLWRECQKQYNLPTNSKRFAVLTLKTLLCHIECEDVVLSMEQKHGWDTLLNSDTHHYAVGLLAREMRRASSPLFYPIALGVLRLLSREKPGWELPAMAFLVEILDCPDITQWRDSVLEILSRRLARSQCAEMHRLVLRGLTVLSKAPGMADGMRSLTPSLVELLWYTDRELVGMVLSLFINQVQDRDIPISTPTALRLAELLQTLFGHDNIHMQLLSIHLFRKVMELGVDKSKQLLKTHVIHSLLPLFFYWHNENQDVAEASREALLRAVGLLKRKDLVKLLKAEQPWRFSECLLEKDKRRAVEYLHQALSYLESPQEPVREAALRFIGIAGRYLKGQPEELQIAIDVIEGMTPDSAAVKSLARQTQEILRAVQRPQSSPGSSSLKITSRREAPLPEVSGELILGTPSDGTT, encoded by the exons ATGGCGGGAAGACGCCTGAGCCTGCTCAGGCCCTTTcggaagaagaaggaaggccCTGGAGCTGACCCAACCCAGCACCCGGAGAAGATGGAGCAGTTGCAtcccctgcaggagg ATCCAGGACAGGACCAAACACGAGAGCAGGACCGTCCCCGTGGacgcttccgcagggcagcacag GCCTTTCTGAAATTCTTGGGCATTCGGCGCAAAAGGAACACAACCAGACCGACTGAGGTcatggcacagcctgaccccagCCCGACTGAGCTCGAGGCAGACCCTGATGTCACCAGCGCACTGACTGATGGCACAGGAAACTGTGATACCCTGCCAGTTGTTCATGCAACAAAGTCTGTCCCTGCTATGACTGCTGCTACAACTGACACTGACACCCCATCCATCGATGGCACTGCAATCTCTGACATCCCGCTGACCGATGAACCCACAAACTCTGGCGCTGCACCGCCCGATCTCACTGCGGAGGCCGACACTGCAATGACCGAGGGCACTGCAGACACTGACCTCGTGCCCAGGGAGAGTGTGAATTATGCTCCCACTCCAGATAGTTTTGAGGAGAATGGTGTCTCCAGTCCAGAGCAA GTGCCAGCCTTCGTCAGGAATGTGCACCAGAGACTGACAGCCAGCGCCACTCCAGAAGAGAAGCTGCTGGCGGAGTTTCTGAGGGTGACTGATGAACACCCTGCTGATGTTGTCTTCACCCTCCTGCGCTGTGCCCCATCGTGTGACAG agctgctgcaaccCTGTGGAAGACCATCACCTCATCGGGAAGGACAGTGGAGAAGGTTCTGCCACAGCTGCTCCGTGTGATGGAGTACTGGCCATGGCTGAGCATGTCCACCTCTGACGGGGACGAAACGaatgtctttgccctggct GCAACCAGGGTGATTTGGGAGATTCTCCAGATGCTCCAGCGCCCAGAGCCATTGAAAAAGTATTCCCCCCACCTCCTCGCGGATCTGCTCTTCCAGATTTCCATCAGCCCAGAGCAGATGCCAGAGGAAGTTGACACCTTGTGGAGGGAATGCCAGAAGCAATACAACCTTCCAACAAACTCCAAGAG GTTTGCAGTGCTGACCCTGAAGACCCTGCTTTGTCACATTGAGTGTGAGGATGTCGTGCTCTCAATGGAACAGAAGCATGGCTGGGACACGCTCCTCAACTCTGACACTCACCACTAcgcagtgggtctgctggccag GGAGATGCGCCGTGCCTCGAGCCCCTTGTTTTACCCGATTGCCCTCGGCGTGCTGAGGCTgctcagcagggagaagcccgGCTGGGAGCTTCCTGCCATGGCAttcctggtggag ATCCTGGACTGCCCGGACATAACCCAATGGAGAGACAGCGTCCTGGAGATCCTTTCCAGGCGCCTTGCACGGAGCCAGTGCGCAGAGATGCATCGCCTGGTGCTGAGAGGCCTCACGGTGCTGAGCAAGGCTCCTGGGATG gctgACGGCATGCGGAGCCTGACACCAAGCCTCGTGGAGCTACTGTGGTATACAGACAGAGAGCTGGTGGGGATGGTCCTCTCTCTATTCATCAATCAAGTCCAGGACAGAGACATCCCAATCTCCACCCCCACTGCCCTGCGGctggctgagctgctccagaCACTCTTTGGCCac GACAACATCCATATGCAGCTGCTCTCCATTCACCTCTTCCGAAAGGTGATGGAGTTGGGAGTGGATAAGAGTAAACAACTCCTGAAGACACATGTGATCCACAGCCTGCTCCCACTTTTTTTCTACTGGCATAATGAGAACCAGGACGTGGCAGAA GCCTCTCGGGAAGCGCTGCTTCGTGCAGTGGGGTTGCTGAAGAGAAAGGATCTGGTGAAGCtgctgaaggcagagcagcCTTGGAGGTTCAGTgagtgcctg ctggaaaaggacaagagaagagcgGTCGAGTACCTGCACCAGGCCCTGTCGTACCTGGAGAGCCCACAGGAGCCCGTGCGAGAGGCGGCCCTCAGGTTCATCG ggatcgccgGCAGGTACCTGAAGGGACAGCCTGAAGAGCTGCAGATCGCCATTGACG TTATTGAAGGCATGACTCCCGACAGCGCTGCTGTCAAAAGCCTGGCACGTCAAACCCAGGAAATCCTAAGAGCTGTCCAGAgacctcagtcttctccaggtTCCAGCAGTTTGAAGATCACCTCCAGAAGGGAGGCTCCTCTGCCAGAGGTCAGCGGAGAACTGATCCTGGGAACCCCGTCTGATGGAACCACCTGA